A region from the Geotrypetes seraphini chromosome 10, aGeoSer1.1, whole genome shotgun sequence genome encodes:
- the IL11 gene encoding interleukin-11 isoform X1, protein MKRNSGVYQLVLALWSFYEGMQAIPLLRTKMHDPREDLDAIVYQTRNLLGDTKKLFHHFKINYPLEGEHILETLPTLSMNAADLASIQVSPGLAKISTDLLIYQHHFDWLKQMIHAIRPLEREFNSVHSSINKLLWRLEYLMTKLNVMRASELPPSSLPASPTRWHVVQSGHAIFHHFHLFLDWAARALVVIRKKL, encoded by the exons GCGGTGTCTACCAGCTGGTCTTAGCACTCTGGAGCTTCTACGAGGGAATGCAGGCCATTCCGCTCCTCAGAACCAAGATGCATGATCCACGGGAGGATCTGGATGCCATTGTGTACCAGACCAGAAACCTCCTGGGAGACACCAAGAAGCTCTTCCACCATTTT AAGATCAACTACCCTCTGGAAGGAGAGCACATACTGGAGACGTTGCCGACGCTTTCTATGAACGCCGCCGATCTCGCCAGCATCCAG GTTTCCCCGGGCCTGGCCAAGATTAGCACTGATCTTCTCATCTACCAGCACCACTTTGACTGGCTCAAGCAGATGATCCACGCCATCCGGCCCCTGGAACGAGAGTTTAACAGCGTACATAGCTCCATCAACAAGTTACTGTGGAGGCTGGAGTACTTG ATGACAAAGCTGAATGTGATGCGGGCCAGCGAACTGCCACCCTCATCATTACCCGCTTCCCCCACCCGGTGGCATGTGGTCCAGAGTGGGCACGCTATCTTCCATCATTTCCACCTCTTCCTGGATTGGGCAGCCCGGGCGCTGGTGGTGATCCGCAAGAAACTGTGA
- the IL11 gene encoding interleukin-11 isoform X2, translated as MQAIPLLRTKMHDPREDLDAIVYQTRNLLGDTKKLFHHFKINYPLEGEHILETLPTLSMNAADLASIQVSPGLAKISTDLLIYQHHFDWLKQMIHAIRPLEREFNSVHSSINKLLWRLEYLMTKLNVMRASELPPSSLPASPTRWHVVQSGHAIFHHFHLFLDWAARALVVIRKKL; from the exons ATGCAGGCCATTCCGCTCCTCAGAACCAAGATGCATGATCCACGGGAGGATCTGGATGCCATTGTGTACCAGACCAGAAACCTCCTGGGAGACACCAAGAAGCTCTTCCACCATTTT AAGATCAACTACCCTCTGGAAGGAGAGCACATACTGGAGACGTTGCCGACGCTTTCTATGAACGCCGCCGATCTCGCCAGCATCCAG GTTTCCCCGGGCCTGGCCAAGATTAGCACTGATCTTCTCATCTACCAGCACCACTTTGACTGGCTCAAGCAGATGATCCACGCCATCCGGCCCCTGGAACGAGAGTTTAACAGCGTACATAGCTCCATCAACAAGTTACTGTGGAGGCTGGAGTACTTG ATGACAAAGCTGAATGTGATGCGGGCCAGCGAACTGCCACCCTCATCATTACCCGCTTCCCCCACCCGGTGGCATGTGGTCCAGAGTGGGCACGCTATCTTCCATCATTTCCACCTCTTCCTGGATTGGGCAGCCCGGGCGCTGGTGGTGATCCGCAAGAAACTGTGA